One part of the Streptomyces lienomycini genome encodes these proteins:
- a CDS encoding DUF4142 domain-containing protein has product MRITRTTAGTAFVAGALVLTLTALAYPTMLGVRNAGSDQARIVTNTRYGPLTEQDRDFVVKVRAAGLWEHPLGLMAMERGTTPEMKEAGEHLVVGHSRLDATCRKIAPELGITLPNLASPQQQQFVSTVDGTTGRQFDTTAVNIMRITHGQIFPAIANIRANTKNSLVRQLADQANDTVLDHITVLEKTGLVNFDQVNFQQTAPPGLPKVQLTPPAPQPGEPVLSLTAPPGLDVDTSPPTPSPTVR; this is encoded by the coding sequence ATGCGCATCACGCGCACCACGGCAGGGACCGCCTTCGTGGCCGGTGCCCTGGTCCTCACCCTCACCGCACTCGCCTACCCGACGATGCTCGGGGTGCGGAACGCGGGCAGCGACCAGGCGAGGATCGTCACCAACACGCGGTACGGGCCGCTCACCGAGCAGGACCGGGACTTCGTGGTGAAGGTGCGCGCCGCGGGGCTGTGGGAGCACCCGCTGGGGCTGATGGCCATGGAGCGGGGGACGACGCCGGAGATGAAGGAGGCCGGCGAGCACCTGGTCGTCGGGCACTCCCGGCTGGACGCGACCTGCCGGAAGATCGCGCCGGAGCTGGGTATCACCCTGCCCAACCTGGCATCCCCGCAGCAGCAGCAGTTCGTGTCGACCGTGGACGGGACCACGGGCAGGCAGTTCGACACCACGGCGGTCAACATCATGCGGATCACGCACGGCCAGATCTTCCCGGCCATCGCCAACATCCGCGCCAACACCAAGAACTCGCTGGTCCGGCAGCTCGCCGACCAGGCCAACGACACCGTCCTGGACCACATCACGGTGCTGGAGAAGACCGGGCTGGTCAACTTCGACCAGGTCAACTTCCAGCAGACCGCCCCGCCGGGCCTGCCCAAGGTGCAGCTCACGCCGCCGGCTCCGCAGCCGGGCGAGCCGGTGCTCTCGCTGACCGCGCCGCCCGGGCTGGACGTCGACACCTCGCCGCCCACGCCGAGTCCGACGGTCCGCTGA
- a CDS encoding PaaX family transcriptional regulator C-terminal domain-containing protein produces MNGSEAPGGLTPRPLSARSVVLSLLLGTHPPELPARDLVRLVEGFDVGASTARAALSRMAAAGDLRRTDQGYRLSERLLERQRRQDEAVRPHTRAWDGDWETLVITATGRGPAARAELRTRLTGLRLAELREGFWLRPANLDRPLPAALDRVAERLVSRPGTPARELAARLWPLGEWSDTAQALLAHAGRSRSPADRLTAFAAVVRHLLADPVLPAELLPPGWPGAALRDAYAAYQGEQSGRVRARSHRT; encoded by the coding sequence ATGAACGGTTCCGAGGCCCCCGGCGGGCTCACGCCGCGTCCGCTGTCGGCGCGGTCGGTCGTGCTGAGCCTGCTGCTCGGCACGCATCCCCCCGAGCTGCCCGCGCGGGACCTGGTGCGGCTCGTGGAGGGGTTCGACGTCGGCGCCTCCACCGCGCGCGCGGCGCTCAGCCGGATGGCCGCCGCCGGTGACCTGCGGCGCACGGACCAGGGCTACCGGCTCAGCGAGCGGCTGCTGGAACGCCAGCGGCGCCAGGACGAGGCGGTGCGCCCGCACACGCGCGCGTGGGACGGCGACTGGGAGACGCTCGTGATCACCGCGACGGGGCGCGGTCCCGCCGCCCGCGCCGAACTGCGCACCCGGCTGACCGGCCTGCGCCTGGCCGAACTCCGCGAGGGTTTCTGGCTGCGTCCCGCCAACCTGGACCGTCCGCTGCCCGCGGCCCTGGACCGGGTGGCCGAACGGCTCGTCTCGCGCCCCGGAACCCCGGCCCGTGAACTGGCCGCGCGCCTGTGGCCGCTGGGGGAGTGGTCCGACACGGCGCAGGCCCTGCTGGCCCACGCCGGCCGGTCCCGGAGTCCGGCCGACCGCCTCACCGCCTTCGCGGCCGTCGTACGGCACCTGCTCGCCGATCCGGTGCTGCCCGCGGAGCTGCTCCCGCCCGGTTGGCCGGGGGCGGCACTGCGGGACGCCTACGCCGCGTACCAGGGGGAGCAGTCCGGTCGGGTCCGGGCGCGGAGCCACCGGACCTGA
- a CDS encoding WD40/YVTN/BNR-like repeat-containing protein, with product MGGCRLAPVRDEGVDQDAAEVIGMAEVLLAVGTRKGLFIGRRRGGAWEFDENPYFNAQAVYSVALDTRGDTPRLLAGGDSAHWGPSVFHSDDLGRTWTEPAAPAVRFPKETGASLERVWQLHPAAAEPDVVYAGTEPAALYRSEDRGESFELVRPLWEHPTRSKWVPGGGGEGLHTVLTDRRDAKSVTVAVSTAGVFRTADGGASWAPSNSGVSAVFLPDPNPEFGQCVHKVARDAATPDRLYLQNHWGVYRSDDAGAHWTDIGEGLPSTFGFAVAAHPHRGDTAYVFPINADADRVPADHRCRVFRTADAGKSWEPLSAGLPQEDHYGTVLRDALSTDDAEQTGVYFGNRNGEVFASADHGDSWRQLASHLPDVLCVRAAVLA from the coding sequence GTGGGTGGGTGCAGACTGGCCCCTGTCCGAGACGAAGGCGTCGACCAGGACGCCGCGGAGGTGATCGGCATGGCCGAGGTACTGCTCGCCGTGGGCACCCGCAAGGGCCTGTTCATCGGGCGCCGGCGGGGTGGCGCCTGGGAGTTCGACGAGAATCCCTACTTCAACGCACAGGCGGTCTACTCGGTCGCCCTCGACACCCGCGGCGACACCCCGCGGCTGCTGGCCGGCGGCGACAGCGCGCACTGGGGCCCGTCGGTGTTCCACTCCGACGACCTGGGCCGGACCTGGACCGAACCGGCCGCCCCCGCCGTCCGGTTCCCCAAGGAGACCGGCGCCTCGCTGGAGCGGGTGTGGCAGCTGCACCCGGCCGCCGCCGAGCCGGACGTGGTCTACGCGGGCACCGAACCGGCCGCGTTGTACCGCTCGGAGGACCGCGGCGAGAGCTTCGAGCTGGTCCGTCCGCTGTGGGAGCACCCCACCCGGTCGAAGTGGGTGCCGGGCGGTGGCGGTGAGGGGCTGCACACCGTCCTCACCGACCGGCGCGACGCGAAGTCGGTGACGGTCGCCGTCTCGACCGCGGGCGTCTTCCGCACGGCCGACGGCGGCGCGAGCTGGGCCCCGTCCAACTCCGGTGTCTCCGCCGTCTTCCTGCCGGACCCGAACCCGGAGTTCGGTCAGTGCGTGCACAAGGTCGCACGGGACGCGGCCACACCGGACCGCCTGTACCTCCAGAACCACTGGGGGGTGTACCGCAGCGACGACGCGGGAGCGCACTGGACGGACATCGGCGAGGGCCTGCCCTCCACGTTCGGTTTCGCGGTGGCGGCCCACCCGCACCGCGGCGACACGGCGTACGTCTTCCCGATCAACGCCGACGCCGACCGGGTGCCGGCGGACCACCGGTGCCGGGTCTTCCGCACGGCGGACGCGGGCAAGAGCTGGGAGCCGCTCTCCGCGGGCCTGCCGCAGGAGGACCACTACGGCACGGTGCTGCGCGACGCGCTGTCCACGGACGACGCGGAACAGACGGGCGTGTACTTCGGCAACCGCAACGGCGAGGTGTTCGCCTCGGCCGACCACGGCGACAGCTGGCGGCAGTTGGCCTCGCACCTGCCGGACGTGCTGTGCGTACGGGCCGCGGTCCTCGCGTGA
- a CDS encoding DNA alkylation response protein translates to MTTPAQQPHATHDVTNQPPPPAPYDACDDTVLLEGVRREGAGWAEDGLRRLGRRAGSAEAQEWGDLANRHEPVLRTHDRYGNRVDEVEYHPSWHHLMRVAVGEGLAGAPWADDRPGAHVARTAGGLVWGHTEAGHGCPTSMTYAAVPALRAQPELAKVYEPLLTSREYEPGLRTPTDKRGLLAGMGMTEKQGGSDVRTNTTTATATAEPGVYTLRGHKWFTSAPMCDVFLVLAQAAGGLSCFLVPRVLPDGTRNTFRIQRLKDKLGNRSNASSEPEFDGTVAWLVGPEGQGVKTIIEMVNCTRLDCVMSSATLMRKTLVEAGHHVRHRSAFGARLVDQPLMRNVLADLALESEAATTLTLRLAGAADRAVRGDAGEAAFRRIATAAGKYWVTKRGPAFTAEALECLGGNGYVEESGMPRHYREAPLLSIWEGSGNVNALDVLRALGRSPACAHALFDELALARGADARLDAAVARLRTGLGEASETGARRLVELMALTLQASLLVRHSPPAVADAFCATRLGGDWGHAFGTLPDTADVDGILARALPGEG, encoded by the coding sequence ATGACGACACCCGCGCAGCAGCCGCACGCGACGCACGACGTCACCAATCAGCCTCCTCCCCCGGCCCCCTACGACGCCTGTGACGACACGGTCCTGCTGGAGGGCGTGCGACGGGAGGGCGCCGGGTGGGCCGAGGACGGTCTGCGGCGCCTGGGGCGGCGGGCGGGGAGCGCCGAGGCGCAGGAGTGGGGCGACCTCGCGAACCGCCACGAGCCCGTGCTGCGCACGCACGACCGGTACGGCAACCGGGTCGACGAGGTCGAGTACCACCCGAGCTGGCACCACCTGATGCGGGTGGCGGTCGGTGAGGGCCTGGCCGGGGCGCCGTGGGCCGACGACCGGCCGGGCGCCCACGTCGCGCGGACCGCGGGCGGGCTGGTGTGGGGGCACACCGAGGCGGGGCACGGTTGTCCGACGTCGATGACGTACGCGGCCGTCCCGGCGCTGCGCGCCCAGCCCGAGCTGGCGAAGGTCTACGAGCCGCTGCTGACCTCCCGGGAGTACGAACCGGGGCTGCGGACGCCCACCGACAAGCGCGGCCTGCTGGCCGGCATGGGAATGACCGAGAAGCAGGGCGGCTCGGACGTCCGGACGAACACCACGACGGCCACCGCGACCGCCGAGCCCGGCGTCTACACGCTGCGCGGGCACAAGTGGTTCACGTCGGCGCCGATGTGCGACGTGTTCCTGGTGCTGGCGCAGGCGGCCGGCGGGCTCTCCTGCTTCCTGGTGCCGCGCGTGCTGCCCGACGGCACCCGCAACACCTTCCGGATCCAACGCCTCAAGGACAAGCTCGGCAACCGGTCCAACGCCTCCTCTGAGCCCGAGTTCGACGGGACGGTGGCCTGGCTGGTCGGGCCCGAGGGGCAGGGCGTCAAGACGATCATCGAGATGGTCAACTGCACCCGGCTGGACTGCGTGATGTCCTCGGCGACGCTGATGCGCAAGACCCTCGTCGAGGCCGGTCACCACGTACGGCACCGCAGCGCGTTCGGCGCCCGGCTGGTGGACCAGCCCCTGATGCGCAACGTCCTGGCCGACCTCGCGCTGGAGTCCGAGGCCGCGACCACCCTCACCCTGAGGCTCGCCGGCGCGGCCGACCGTGCCGTGCGCGGGGACGCCGGGGAGGCGGCGTTCCGGCGGATCGCCACCGCGGCCGGCAAGTACTGGGTGACCAAGCGCGGGCCGGCGTTCACCGCGGAGGCCCTGGAGTGCCTGGGCGGCAACGGCTACGTGGAGGAGTCGGGCATGCCGCGCCACTACCGCGAGGCGCCGCTGCTGTCGATCTGGGAGGGCTCGGGGAACGTCAACGCCCTCGACGTGCTGCGGGCGCTCGGTCGCTCCCCCGCCTGTGCGCACGCCCTCTTCGACGAACTCGCCCTCGCGCGCGGGGCGGACGCCCGGCTGGACGCGGCGGTGGCCCGGCTCCGGACGGGGCTCGGCGAGGCGTCCGAGACCGGTGCCCGCCGGCTGGTGGAGCTGATGGCGCTCACCCTCCAGGCGTCCCTCCTGGTCCGGCACTCCCCGCCCGCCGTCGCCGACGCCTTCTGCGCGACCCGGCTCGGCGGCGACTGGGGACACGCGTTCGGCACCCTGCCGGACACGGCCGACGTCGACGGCATCCTGGCGCGGGCCCTGCCGGGCGAGGGCTGA
- a CDS encoding HAD family hydrolase, whose protein sequence is MSTLNGISVIFDLDGTLVDSEPNYYEAGRRTLAEYGVPDFTWADHEAYVGISTRETVADWRRRYGLRAPVEELLAVKNRHYLDLARTSARAYPEMRSFVELLAGEGVPMAVASGSSPEAIDTILARTGLDAHLRTVVSADEVAEGKPAPDVFLEAARRLGADPARCVVLEDAAPGAAAAHAAGMRCIAIPYVAEQADAPEFATAGLLLRGGQEEFTARRAHDWLVRETRAA, encoded by the coding sequence ATGAGCACGCTCAACGGCATCTCGGTCATCTTCGATCTCGACGGAACGCTCGTGGACAGCGAGCCGAACTACTACGAGGCGGGCCGGCGGACCCTCGCCGAGTACGGGGTCCCTGACTTCACCTGGGCCGACCACGAGGCGTACGTGGGCATCAGCACCCGGGAGACGGTGGCCGACTGGAGGCGGCGGTACGGCCTGCGGGCCCCGGTGGAGGAGCTGCTCGCCGTCAAGAACCGGCACTATCTGGACCTGGCCCGCACCTCGGCCCGCGCCTACCCCGAGATGCGGAGCTTCGTCGAGCTGCTGGCGGGCGAGGGCGTGCCGATGGCGGTGGCCTCGGGCTCGTCGCCCGAGGCGATCGACACGATCCTCGCCCGCACCGGCCTCGACGCGCACCTGCGCACCGTCGTCTCGGCCGACGAGGTGGCAGAGGGCAAGCCCGCTCCGGACGTCTTCCTGGAGGCGGCCCGCCGGCTGGGGGCGGACCCGGCCCGCTGCGTGGTCCTGGAGGACGCCGCTCCCGGTGCCGCCGCCGCGCACGCGGCCGGGATGCGCTGCATCGCGATCCCGTACGTCGCGGAGCAGGCCGACGCCCCGGAGTTCGCCACCGCGGGGCTCCTCCTGCGTGGGGGCCAGGAGGAGTTCACCGCGCGGAGGGCGCACGACTGGCTGGTGCGGGAGACACGGGCCGCCTGA
- a CDS encoding FUSC family protein: MLKKVFVSPDPGRSRLRFAARAVLGIGLAVVVCGLAGTSLIGAIIGGLAALLALFTVTDATVRGQAVTTALLPVAGLPVLTAAAALHGHPVARDLTFLAVVGAGVYARRWGPRGHSLGVFAFMTFFIAQFLHATTGRLPEMFAAVLLSLAAAAAVRFGLWCYERRRTAPAAPAPAAGTGLARITTRQAVQATAGAGFALVAGQLVSGDRWYWAVGATWWVFVNTTSRGETLVRGFRRVLGTVVGIGLGLLIAVPVAGAPVPTAVLAAACVFGIFYTAAVSYTWMMLCVTLLAELLYGLLGVLSPGLLALRLAETGVGALGAALAVLLVLPVTTHAVTDAWIQRALRCVHACTAEAAARLAGTEGADPAPRVAELEQLLGRVRQSVAPLVHPLSPVYGRRRRARRVLALLDDCAREIRGLVAVAADPEASHDARLAAACWRVETAVEALTGGGASPAPGFARAGGTPVARGGGPRAAEPALAHLHGLEHALAELAAPLRPSSASRLAGA; the protein is encoded by the coding sequence GTGCTGAAGAAGGTGTTCGTGAGCCCGGACCCGGGACGGTCCCGGCTGCGGTTCGCCGCACGGGCCGTCCTCGGCATCGGGCTGGCCGTGGTGGTGTGCGGGCTGGCCGGCACCTCCCTGATCGGCGCGATCATCGGCGGGCTCGCCGCCCTGCTCGCGCTGTTCACCGTGACCGACGCCACCGTGCGGGGCCAGGCCGTCACCACCGCGCTGCTGCCGGTCGCCGGGCTGCCCGTGCTCACCGCCGCAGCCGCGCTGCACGGCCACCCCGTGGCCCGCGATCTCACCTTCCTCGCCGTCGTCGGCGCGGGCGTGTACGCGCGACGCTGGGGCCCGCGCGGCCACAGCCTCGGTGTGTTCGCCTTCATGACCTTCTTCATCGCCCAGTTCCTGCACGCGACCACGGGCCGGCTGCCCGAGATGTTCGCCGCCGTCCTGCTGTCCCTGGCCGCCGCCGCGGCGGTGCGCTTCGGCCTGTGGTGCTACGAGCGCCGCAGGACCGCGCCCGCCGCCCCCGCACCGGCCGCCGGGACCGGGCTCGCCCGCATCACCACCCGCCAGGCCGTGCAGGCCACCGCGGGCGCCGGTTTCGCCCTGGTAGCGGGTCAGCTGGTGTCCGGCGACCGCTGGTACTGGGCCGTCGGCGCCACCTGGTGGGTGTTCGTCAACACCACCTCGCGCGGTGAGACCCTGGTACGCGGCTTCCGCCGGGTCCTCGGCACGGTCGTCGGCATCGGCCTGGGCCTCCTGATCGCCGTCCCGGTGGCCGGGGCGCCGGTTCCCACCGCCGTGCTCGCCGCCGCCTGCGTCTTCGGCATCTTCTACACCGCCGCGGTCTCCTACACCTGGATGATGCTCTGCGTCACCCTGCTCGCCGAGCTGCTCTACGGGCTCCTCGGCGTCCTCAGCCCCGGCCTGCTCGCCCTGCGGCTCGCCGAGACCGGCGTGGGCGCGCTCGGCGCCGCACTCGCCGTGCTCCTCGTCCTGCCCGTCACCACGCACGCCGTCACCGACGCCTGGATCCAGCGCGCCCTGCGCTGCGTGCACGCCTGCACGGCCGAGGCCGCCGCCCGCCTCGCCGGGACCGAGGGCGCCGACCCGGCCCCGCGCGTGGCCGAACTGGAGCAGCTGCTCGGCCGGGTACGGCAGTCGGTCGCCCCGCTCGTGCACCCGCTGAGTCCGGTGTACGGCCGCAGGCGGCGTGCCCGGCGGGTCCTCGCCCTGCTCGACGACTGCGCCCGGGAGATCCGCGGACTGGTCGCCGTCGCCGCCGACCCCGAGGCCTCGCACGACGCGCGGCTGGCCGCCGCCTGCTGGCGTGTCGAGACCGCGGTCGAGGCACTCACCGGTGGTGGCGCCTCCCCCGCTCCCGGCTTCGCCCGAGCGGGAGGTACCCCCGTCGCGCGCGGGGGCGGCCCGCGCGCCGCCGAACCCGCGTTGGCCCACCTGCATGGCCTGGAGCACGCCCTCGCCGAACTCGCCGCACCCCTGCGCCCGTCCTCGGCCTCCCGACTGGCCGGCGCCTGA
- a CDS encoding N-acetylglucosamine kinase encodes MSTGFLAVDSGGSGLRAVVGTTDGDGHGPLARRDSPEPVRTGPRGIDPGHLMGQLLPMARALSDETGVTGFGTVVVGAAGLATLGDALRAELPGALARELGVRTVALAADAVTAYVGALGPRAGAVVAAGTGLIAVGTDLTRWRRADGWGHLLGDCGSGAWIGRAGLEAALRRHDGREGGSAPLLARAEERFGPAAGLPGQVYPRADRPAVLGSFAPEVAACAADDPVAAGILRAAARHLADSAAAVCPAGGEPRVAVTGGLLRMGDPLLVPLSEELAKRLPRARWTVAEGGPLDGAVRIATGLATGSLALPSDERMLWVTTVPGGPGPVGP; translated from the coding sequence GTGAGCACCGGCTTCCTGGCCGTGGACTCGGGCGGCTCGGGGCTGCGCGCCGTCGTCGGCACCACCGACGGCGACGGGCACGGCCCGCTCGCCCGGCGTGACTCCCCAGAGCCCGTCCGCACCGGTCCGCGCGGGATCGACCCCGGGCACCTCATGGGGCAACTGCTGCCCATGGCCAGGGCCTTGAGCGACGAGACCGGCGTGACCGGGTTCGGCACGGTCGTCGTGGGTGCTGCCGGGCTGGCCACGCTGGGCGACGCCCTGCGCGCCGAACTGCCGGGTGCGCTGGCCCGGGAGCTGGGCGTGCGCACGGTCGCGCTGGCCGCCGACGCCGTGACCGCGTACGTGGGCGCCCTCGGTCCGCGGGCCGGCGCGGTGGTGGCCGCCGGCACCGGTCTGATCGCCGTCGGCACCGACCTCACCCGCTGGCGCCGGGCGGACGGTTGGGGCCATCTGCTGGGCGACTGCGGCAGCGGCGCCTGGATCGGGCGGGCCGGTCTCGAGGCGGCGCTGCGCCGCCACGACGGACGGGAGGGCGGCTCGGCGCCGCTGCTGGCCCGGGCCGAGGAGCGCTTCGGCCCGGCGGCGGGGCTGCCCGGGCAGGTCTATCCGCGTGCGGACCGTCCCGCCGTCCTCGGCTCCTTCGCGCCGGAGGTGGCCGCCTGCGCGGCCGACGACCCCGTCGCCGCGGGGATCCTGCGCGCCGCCGCCCGGCACCTGGCCGACTCGGCCGCGGCGGTCTGCCCGGCCGGCGGCGAGCCGCGCGTCGCGGTCACCGGCGGGCTGCTGCGGATGGGCGATCCGCTCCTCGTGCCGCTGAGCGAGGAGTTGGCGAAGCGACTGCCGCGGGCGCGGTGGACGGTCGCGGAGGGTGGTCCCTTGGACGGCGCGGTCCGGATCGCGACCGGTCTGGCGACCGGCTCGCTCGCCCTTCCGAGTGACGAGAGGATGCTGTGGGTGACGACCGTGCCGGGTGGCCCCGGACCGGTCGGACCGTGA
- a CDS encoding uracil-DNA glycosylase — protein sequence MAPRPLNEIVEAGWATALEPVAGQITSMGEFLRAEIAAGRTYLPAGANVLRAFQQPFDDVRVLIVGQDPYPTPGHAVGLSFSVAPEVRPLPGSLLNIFRELNTDLNLPQPSSGDLTPWTQQGVLLLNRALTTAPRKPAAHRGKGWEEVTEQAIRALAARGKPMVSILWGRDARNLRPLLGDLPSVESAHPSPMSADRGFFGSRPFSRANDLLMRLGGQPVDWRLP from the coding sequence GTGGCACCACGACCCTTGAACGAAATCGTCGAAGCGGGCTGGGCGACGGCCCTGGAACCCGTTGCCGGACAAATCACCTCGATGGGTGAGTTCCTGCGCGCGGAGATCGCCGCCGGACGCACCTACCTCCCGGCCGGGGCCAACGTCCTGCGGGCCTTCCAGCAACCCTTCGACGACGTCCGGGTCCTGATCGTCGGACAGGACCCGTACCCGACCCCGGGACACGCGGTGGGGCTGTCGTTCTCCGTCGCCCCCGAGGTACGTCCGCTGCCCGGCAGCCTCCTCAACATCTTCCGGGAGCTGAACACCGACCTGAACCTTCCGCAGCCCTCCAGCGGGGACCTGACGCCCTGGACACAGCAGGGCGTGCTGCTGCTCAACCGGGCGCTCACCACGGCCCCGCGCAAACCCGCCGCACACCGCGGCAAGGGCTGGGAGGAGGTCACCGAACAGGCGATCCGGGCGCTCGCGGCGCGCGGCAAGCCGATGGTGTCCATCCTCTGGGGCCGTGACGCCCGCAATCTGCGGCCGCTGCTCGGCGACCTGCCGTCCGTGGAGTCCGCGCACCCGTCGCCGATGTCGGCCGACCGGGGATTCTTCGGCTCCCGCCCGTTCAGCCGGGCCAACGACCTGCTGATGCGACTGGGAGGTCAGCCGGTCGACTGGCGGCTGCCGTGA
- a CDS encoding Lrp/AsnC family transcriptional regulator, protein MAVDELDTRILRLLLQQPGTSVREYARLLGVARGTVQARLDRLERDGVITGTAPSLSPAALGHPVLAFVHIEVTQGHLDEVGEALAAVPEIVEAFSITGGGDLLTRVVARDNAHLEDVVQKLISLPGVVRTRSEVALRERVPHRLLPLVESIGRTARK, encoded by the coding sequence ATGGCCGTCGACGAACTCGACACCCGCATCCTGCGGCTGCTGCTCCAACAGCCGGGCACCAGCGTGCGCGAGTACGCCCGCCTCCTGGGGGTCGCCCGCGGCACCGTGCAGGCCCGGCTGGACCGCCTGGAGCGCGACGGTGTGATCACCGGTACCGCTCCCTCCCTCTCCCCCGCCGCGCTGGGGCACCCGGTACTCGCCTTCGTGCACATCGAGGTCACCCAGGGCCACCTGGACGAGGTGGGCGAGGCGCTGGCGGCCGTGCCGGAGATCGTCGAGGCGTTCTCCATCACCGGTGGCGGGGACCTGCTGACCCGGGTCGTGGCCCGCGACAACGCCCACCTGGAGGACGTGGTGCAGAAGCTGATCAGCCTGCCCGGGGTGGTCCGCACCCGCAGCGAGGTGGCGCTGCGCGAGCGGGTGCCGCACCGGCTGCTCCCCCTCGTGGAGTCGATCGGGCGCACGGCGCGGAAGTGA
- a CDS encoding lactonase family protein: MTDGGRRQRRAYIGSFTAAGGPGILTATVDPGSGALTVVSGTDRLADPSYLALAPDGDTLYAVSETAEGAVAAYRVSGDKPEPTGRPVPVGGDGPTHLSLYAGHVLTANYGSGTVTAVPVRADGTLARSASGVLRHTGSGPHAQRQQGPHAHQVRPDPSGRWAVSVDLGTDSVRVCTLADGVPAVHREIALRPGSGPRHLAFHPDGSRAYIANELAPTVTVCHWDAAEGVLKPHTEVPVLPQAPAGDAYPSGIAVSPDGRFVWTATRGEDVLSVFSVEPDGLRLSATVPCGGHWPREITVSDGVLYAANERSGDVTWFALDPATGIPRRTGSLSVPAASCVVLAPA, translated from the coding sequence GTGACGGACGGCGGCAGGCGGCAGCGGCGGGCATACATCGGGTCGTTCACGGCGGCCGGCGGCCCAGGGATCCTCACGGCGACCGTCGACCCCGGCAGCGGCGCCCTCACGGTCGTGAGCGGCACGGACCGCCTCGCGGACCCCTCCTACCTGGCCCTCGCCCCCGACGGCGACACGCTGTACGCCGTCAGCGAGACGGCCGAGGGCGCGGTGGCCGCCTACCGCGTGAGCGGGGACAAACCCGAGCCCACCGGGCGGCCGGTGCCCGTCGGGGGCGACGGCCCGACCCACCTCAGCCTGTACGCCGGGCACGTGCTGACCGCCAACTACGGCTCCGGCACCGTCACCGCCGTGCCGGTGCGCGCCGACGGCACCCTCGCCCGGTCCGCGTCCGGCGTCCTGCGGCACACCGGCTCCGGCCCGCACGCCCAGCGGCAGCAGGGACCGCACGCCCACCAGGTGCGTCCCGACCCCAGCGGGCGGTGGGCCGTCAGCGTCGACCTCGGCACCGACTCGGTGCGGGTCTGCACCCTGGCCGACGGTGTCCCGGCCGTGCACCGCGAGATCGCGCTGCGCCCCGGGTCGGGCCCCCGGCACCTCGCCTTCCACCCCGACGGTTCCCGCGCCTACATCGCCAACGAACTGGCGCCCACCGTGACCGTCTGCCACTGGGACGCCGCCGAGGGCGTGCTCAAGCCCCACACCGAGGTACCGGTGCTGCCGCAGGCTCCGGCGGGCGACGCCTACCCGTCCGGCATCGCCGTCTCGCCCGACGGCCGCTTCGTGTGGACCGCGACCCGCGGCGAGGACGTCCTGTCCGTGTTCTCCGTCGAGCCGGACGGGCTGCGGCTGTCCGCCACCGTGCCCTGCGGCGGGCACTGGCCCCGCGAGATCACCGTCTCGGACGGCGTCCTGTACGCGGCCAACGAACGCTCCGGAGACGTCACCTGGTTCGCCCTCGACCCGGCCACCGGCATCCCCCGGCGCACGGGTTCCCTGTCGGTCCCGGCAGCCTCCTGCGTGGTCCTCGCCCCCGCATAG
- a CDS encoding sirohydrochlorin chelatase — MSSPTGPASGLPVRMPRPRQPGRHRRPEPLVAPEGAPALVLAVPGTPSSATRGLADEVISIARSELPGLDARIGHLDGDDTEFLSLSTVLAHAAEERTARFEQARAAGLDVKEPEGPVAVVVPLLAGPDNALLRRIRQAVMDSRIAAELTDVLGPHPLLAEALHVRLSEAGLARADRARLFTVATAADGIILASVGGDEAVQAAGITGMLLAARLAVPVIAAALDEEGSIASVAEQLRSSGSQQLALAPYLVGPEIEASVLEEAAKEAGCSTAEPLGPYPAIGKLALAKYTTALGISPQQAQGAPVQ; from the coding sequence ATGAGCTCCCCCACTGGGCCCGCGTCCGGCCTGCCTGTACGAATGCCGCGCCCCCGCCAGCCCGGACGGCACCGCCGTCCCGAACCCCTGGTGGCTCCCGAGGGCGCGCCGGCGCTTGTCCTCGCGGTGCCGGGGACGCCCAGTAGCGCCACCCGGGGCCTCGCCGACGAGGTCATCAGCATCGCCCGTTCCGAGCTGCCCGGGCTCGACGCCCGGATCGGCCACCTCGACGGGGACGACACCGAGTTCCTGTCACTGTCGACGGTGCTCGCGCACGCGGCGGAGGAGCGCACCGCCCGCTTCGAGCAGGCGCGCGCCGCCGGCCTGGACGTGAAGGAGCCCGAGGGCCCCGTCGCCGTCGTCGTGCCGCTGCTGGCCGGGCCGGACAACGCGCTGCTGCGCCGGATCCGGCAGGCCGTGATGGACAGCAGGATCGCGGCCGAGCTGACCGACGTGCTCGGGCCGCACCCGCTGCTGGCCGAGGCGCTGCACGTGCGGCTCTCCGAGGCCGGTCTGGCCCGTGCCGACCGCGCCCGGCTGTTCACCGTTGCGACCGCCGCGGACGGCATCATCCTGGCCTCCGTGGGTGGCGACGAGGCCGTCCAGGCGGCCGGGATCACCGGCATGCTGCTCGCCGCGCGCCTCGCCGTGCCGGTGATCGCGGCGGCGCTGGACGAGGAGGGCTCGATCGCGTCCGTGGCCGAGCAGCTGCGGTCCTCGGGCTCCCAGCAGCTGGCGCTCGCACCGTATCTGGTCGGCCCGGAGATCGAGGCGTCCGTGCTGGAGGAGGCGGCCAAGGAGGCGGGCTGCTCCACCGCCGAGCCCCTCGGCCCGTACCCGGCGATCGGCAAGCTGGCGCTGGCCAAGTACACGACGGCGCTCGGCATCTCGCCCCAGCAGGCGCAGGGGGCGCCGGTTCAGTGA